TCGACAGTCAAACCCAGAACGCTGAGGGGTTGGTGGGACTCTACTGAACTCAAACTCCCATGATTCAACTCAGAGAAACTGTGCGCAGTTGTTGGCCGATCCTAACAGACGCCAGTAGCTTTAGCTGGGGGACGTTGAATGACTTTGTACCCGTGTGCGGCAGGGTAAAGAAAGTTGGCTGTTTGACAGGTCGGGAGTCGTATCGGAGCTCATGGAGGCCCTTATACCTGTCATAAACAAACTGCAAGATGTGTTTAACACGGTCGGAGCAGACATAATTCAGCTGCCGCAGATAGTTGTTGTGGGAACTCAGGTGAGAAACGTCACTTTGCTTAAAGGCTAGCAAGTTTGTTAGCCTGCGCCAATTTTTTGTGTTGGCTACTGATTTCTATCGCTTTCAGTTCCACGTAACGTTAGGTATACGAGACAAAACTGTGTAGGTTGACTTAAATAAGCGTGGCCTTTTTACATAAATCTAGGGTAACTAACTTAGCAAATACCTTAGCATTAGCTGCATGTGATCCCACTCATGAACTAAACTTAGCAATGTTTTGGCTGACAGGTGGACAACTTGCAGTCACTGTCCgagaaataaaatcaaattctGTTTGTCTTTAACTCGCTAAGGATTAATCATCTGTCCTAAGTGAAAACACGACTCGctattttgtgtttgtaaacatattttccattcacacacacacgaaaagaAGAtgcactcagttgccagtttattaggtacaccttgcTAAGACTAATGCTGTCTAATGCAACCGATCAGCCCTTCAATAAGTCTTACCTTCATAAAGTTTGCaatgttcagtgtttgtagAAATTAGTTTTTGATATATTAGTAATGATATGTAGTGTACCTCATTAATATAAGGGTGTTCAATAAAATAGTATGAACACTTCCTGAGCATGACACAATAGCACAACAAACTACTTAGGACCATAAAGTTGAATCAAGACCTTTCCTTGCTAATAGTTTCACTCTGTCCACCTAACTTCCTTGTGTACACGTTAAAGACTAATTGGTTTACAGTGGCAAGTTTGGTCTAACATGTTCACTTTCGCTGCTGTCAGCTAATAGGATGTGACTGTCTCAGACCTTTTGGCAGGCGTCTGAGGGTGTTACAGTGAGACAAGGCAAGCCAGAGGGTGTTTTAAATGCCTGATTTGTTATGTTTGTCCTTTTAAGTGCTCCACATCGACAAAAAGAGCTTCAGTTATGGACAGCTGCAACAGAGATCTCATGCTAAGTATTAATAACTGGTTATCCTGTGTCAGGTCTATAAATAGGCTTACCTGTGTCAGCCAAAACAGCATTAGGGTTAGTGCTACTAAGGAAGTAACTGATTACCTTTAGTCCTCATCTCCTACTGTGGAAATCAGCACCAGTCCACTAAAGAGGAATCTACTAGCCAAGTGAGCATCGTGACGTATTTAAGTTCACCTGATCTCATTAGGGGTTACTCTACCACACATGTCAATAAACCAGACATGTCTTCCTAGTGGCACCCAGAGCTTGTTTGAATGGGCTGGAGCAGCCACTAGATTTGCGTTTGACCAGTGAGTGATGTTCAGCACCATCTGAAAATACGACCCCCTGAGCAGGAACATTTCAGACTCAGAACTAAATCCAATCCAGGCTCCTCTGGttgaaatgcagtgaaagtTCCTGAGTTCCTTAAATGGTTTCTGGGACCCTGGAAAATGTCTTGCAGAGATAAGCAGCTGTTAGCTTTGAAGTAACACACAGAGAAGTAGTGTCAGATACAGTCAACCTCAAGggcagtgtgtgttgtctgtatcTACACAATGAGACTGATTTCTCTGTGTAATGAGCCATTCATACGTCAGTCTTCCCTCTTGTGGTTTTGTttatgatgttgttgttgttattgtctaCAGAGCAGTGGGAAGAGTTCTGTTTTAGAGAGCCTGGTTGGCAGGGACATCCTGCCACGTGGCACTGGCATCGTCACACGCCGGCCCCTCATCCTGCAGCTCGTTCACATCGACCCAGAGGACCGCAGGAAAACCAGTGAAGAGAATGGTAACGTCACCGTCACCTCTATTACTTCTGTATCTGTGGAAGTTTTGCAAAGTAATCTTCTACGACCTAAACTATTTGTTCTCCAGTATTTCCTCTTACAGTATCTTCTGCACATAATGTATTGTATATGCCTGATAGCCTGAATGGTACTGGACTTTTGAGCCAGTGATGTTGATACTTGGGAGTTCAAAACAATCTGATAACTGTAAATCTAAATGGATAGTAATTTCATCATCTTTTTACAATTGtgatgcatatttaattacatacTGAGCAGGACATAGTTGAAAAATAACTTGCCAGTGCTGTCTCTTAGACAAACTATGTAAGGGTAAGACTGTGGCAATCAGCTGATATTGGCCAATATATCGACCTGGCCAATTTATCAGTCTTGCACTAATATGCATTTTATATAATTTAGTGTTTTTGGTGAAATCGTATCAGGTAATGTAGCATTAAACAGATTAGCTAGTGTGCGGTACAAAGTATATTAAGTCTGACACTTTCTATGGTCATGAGACTTCTCTGCTAGCGTGCTGTAATGATTCCCTATTCAACTATAGAATGTTTTTATACTTAGAGAGGAATAGCAGATTATAACACAGAGCCAGCACAGACACCACCCACTtgaaaagtgaaaggaacaGGAGGGAAAATGTGCCAAGATCCTGCATTTATTCAGTGCTGTCCTCTGGCGATGGCCTCAGCGTGACTCTGCATTGCAGCAGAGTGTCGTGCAGGAGCTGCAGATAGCCGGGCTAAcccttttgtctcctgtcatctctcccTAACCACAGAATCCAAGAAAAATGGACGCCTTTACAGAGGTCTCCTTTTCCTTGTTCTTTCCCTTATTGTGTCTATTTATTACATAACttcccctgtttttttttttttttgcccattcTGCCCCATCCtgccttgtgtttgtgtggcttttCCAAAGCTGCCAAATCACATGGCTTCACCATATGCAGCTCAAGCCCTCCCCTCTGTATAGGCTGGTATCTATCATTTGAAGTTAGACAAAGAAAATTAACAAATCCCTGTTGAACAAAACCATCTTGTTATTAGTTTTATCTTTTAAAAGTCATTAGCTGACTTCCTCAAAGCTCACCTATAATGTCCTCAAATACCAGCTTCCTCTAAGATGACTAACAGACTGCACCCTTGTAATTCTGTTTCCTTGTTGTTGCTGCAATGTTGATTATCACCGCtgaaatatttagtttttttaaagAAGTCTGCTTCCCAAAatgcacatgcttttttttagcTTTAGGCCTTTATTTGCTTCCATGGCtgttgtgtgaaaacaacagtcgttccactgtgtgtatgttttttttttgaagcttCAGTTGTGGATCACTGCTCAGAGGCGTTTTTCCATCCCATCTTTGCCTTCAGAGAAATCCTCCCATGAGACACaacaatagtaataatagtaacaCTGATCTTAAGGCCACATCTGTCACATCAGTAACTGAAACATCTGTCCTCCACTGTTTATCTCTGCAGGCATCGACGGAGAGGAATGGGGCAAATTCCTACACACCAAAAACAAGGTAGAGTTGTCAccttcttcttttgtcttctcaGTCTTGTTTGTCAGAGAACAATCCAGCTGTCCTGCATATAGAAACACCTGCAACCTGTAATGAGATCATGCACACACCCTCacaattaaaaatatttatatGGCTGCAGGGTTCATGTCCTCCAGGGTTGAATCATGTCCTTTGAGCTCCATCCATTATGATGTGCTGATAGCCTTATGAGAGTAAACAGGAAGtcgaaaggaaaaaaaatccctgtaTACAGTTATATGTTATTGTTGTTACTACGTGTTTGCTggcttgtttctgtttgttggtAGCATAATGGAGTCTTTGCCTTTCAGATCTACACAGACTTTGAGGAGATCAGGCAAGAAattgaagcagaaacagaacgAATTTCTGGCAATAACAAGGTATGCTAATTAAGAGGGAGCGTCAACAGTTGCCAAACAATAAATGATATTCATGGAAACTGGATATTCTTGATGCCACGTCTGAGTCAGCCTCTCAGACAACGTCAGCCTGTCAGagtaagcttttttttttcttctaggGAATCAGTGATGACCCCATTCACCTGAAAATCTTCTCACCGCATGTTGTGAACCTCACATTGGTGGACCTTCCTGGCATTACAAAGGTGAGATAGGTTTCCCTTTTACTTTCCCAAAAGTCCAAATCTGTGTGATCTGTGAACTGAAAATGATGCTGTAGATGAGTTTCATGGTTTATATGCTAAAACAGGTGCCAGTGGGAGACCAGCCCAAAGACATAGAGATCCAGATCAGAGAGTTGATCTTCAAGTACATCTCCAACCCCAACTCCATCATCCTGGCTGTGACTGCCGCCAATACAGACATGGCCACCTCAGAGGCGCTTAAAGTGGCCCGCGAGGTTGACACTGATGGTAAATGAGTTTCCCCACTTCTGTTTTATACCTCGAATGTGTCATCAACATAtgcccttattttcattttcttagtCATGCACTCTTTGTATTTCTTgcttcagtgctgttttttATAGCcagctgtctttgtctttgtcttcaggCAGGAGGACACTAGCAGTGGTGACCAAGCTGGATCTGATGGATGCTGGTACAGATGCCATGGATGTACTGATGGGCAGGGTCATTCCTGTCAAACTGGGCATTATTGGAGTGGTTAACAGGTAACGCTGCACTTCTCTGCCACGTTAGTGAGACAGATTGTTTTTAGCTTCAccgaaacacacagacaaaaacaatacaGGACTATTGAAAATACATAAATGCTgctcaaataaaaataaaaataaaaatgggatCCAAGTGAACCATGCATTCAGTATCCTGATTctgtaaactttatttttcacagttGCAGAAGAATGTAGATGTGATGACAGAGGCTTTGAGAGTATGGAAGTTTTTGGTTTAGGTACCTTTAAAGTGCTTGAATTTTCTTGTTAAAAACATGTACAAACCCTGAGGGTAGCAAAGGTGGCAAATAAGACAACATTTAATTGACTTACTGAatgattttgtgcattttcGTAGGAGTCAGTTGGACATCAATCAAAAGAAGTTGGTGGCAGATGCTATTCGTGATGAATATGCCTTCTTACAAAAGAAGTACCCCTCCCTTGCAAACAGAAATGGAACCAAATATCTGGCCAGAACATTAAACAGGTATGGAGTTTAAATTCATATAATACTTtgatttttacatatttattgaGTCACTGTTTTTTAATTTGAGAAAGGTAAGTTTGATTCATTTCTTGATCTTGTGCGTGTGACGTTTACTCCCTCTCTGATGAAGTGGAACAGTGCCAGTGACTTTCTTTAATCTTACCGTAGGTTACTGATGCACCACATCAGAGACTGTCTTCCTGAGCTGAAGACAAGGATCAACGTGTTGGCAGCGCAGTACCAGTCTTTACTCAACAGTTACGGTGAACCTGTCGACGACAAGAGCGCCACGTTACTGCAGCTCATCACCAAGTTTGCTGCAGAGTACTGCCGCACCATCGAGGGCACGGCCAAGTACATCGAGACAGCTGAACTGTGAGTTACACAGCTCTGACCTGCACGTACCTTCATTCACCACTGAGGGGTGCTATGTCAACCTGTTAAAGGAAAATTGCCTGTATGTTTAATGTAGCTtgctttcctcctttttccagATGTGGTGGAGCGAGAATCTGTTACATATTTCATGAAACGTTTGGTCGCACGTTGGAGTCAGTAGATCCTCTGGGTGGCCTGACGACCATCGATGTGCTCACAGCCATCAGAAATGCAACAGTGggtttctgcttcctcttcaggTTGTAGTCTCTGTTTAATGATGACACCGTTTGACAAACAGGTGCTTTAATTGTATTTAACAGGGCCCAAGGCCTGCTTTGTTCGTGCCTGAAGTGTCCTTTGAGTTGCTGGTGAAGCGGCAGGTCAAGCGTCCGGAGGAGCCCAGTCTGCGCTGCGTGGAGTTGGTTCACGAGGAGATGCAGAGGATCATCCAGCACTGCAGCAACTAcagcacacaggtgagagacacACTCACGCATATTAAAAACCAAAGCACACAAGTACAGTACGCAGTACATATACGTATGTATTATTCTAATAGTGATTATTGTTACTGTCTGCAGGAGTTGCTGAGGTTTCCAAAGCTCCATGATGCCATCGTGGAAGTGGTCACCTCGTTACTCAGAAAAAGACTCCCCGTCACCAATGAAATGGTCAGGACCTGCTCACTTCAGACACCACCCAGCAGTTTTATGCCAACTTCATTCACTCTCTAGTCTGATGCATCAATTTTCTGAATTTCTCTTCAGGTTCACAACCTGGTTGCCATTGAGCTGGCCTACATCAACACCAAACACCCCGACTTCGCTGACGCCTGCGGCCTTATGAACAATAACATCGAGGTAAGAGATGAGCAGCCACTTGAATGAAAGTGGACTGTACACAATGCATTCATTAAATGCAGCATTAATGGAAATCTCTGAT
This sequence is a window from Chaetodon trifascialis isolate fChaTrf1 chromosome 10, fChaTrf1.hap1, whole genome shotgun sequence. Protein-coding genes within it:
- the dnm1l gene encoding dynamin-1-like protein isoform X1 → MEALIPVINKLQDVFNTVGADIIQLPQIVVVGTQSSGKSSVLESLVGRDILPRGTGIVTRRPLILQLVHIDPEDRRKTSEENESKKNGRLYRGIDGEEWGKFLHTKNKIYTDFEEIRQEIEAETERISGNNKGISDDPIHLKIFSPHVVNLTLVDLPGITKVPVGDQPKDIEIQIRELIFKYISNPNSIILAVTAANTDMATSEALKVAREVDTDGRRTLAVVTKLDLMDAGTDAMDVLMGRVIPVKLGIIGVVNRSQLDINQKKLVADAIRDEYAFLQKKYPSLANRNGTKYLARTLNRLLMHHIRDCLPELKTRINVLAAQYQSLLNSYGEPVDDKSATLLQLITKFAAEYCRTIEGTAKYIETAELCGGARICYIFHETFGRTLESVDPLGGLTTIDVLTAIRNATGPRPALFVPEVSFELLVKRQVKRPEEPSLRCVELVHEEMQRIIQHCSNYSTQELLRFPKLHDAIVEVVTSLLRKRLPVTNEMVHNLVAIELAYINTKHPDFADACGLMNNNIEEQRRNRMRDLPAAVPRDKSLKGPGGQSLSPTELPSFEGEVAKAAAAGSQSGSVSEQNDGGMGNWRGMLKRGEDGAAGDRAMQQSPYPSSPQKGHAVNLLDVPVPVSRKLSAREQRDCEVIERLIKSYFLIVRKNIQDSVPKAVMHFLVNHVKDCLQSELVGQLYKTALLNDLLTESEDMAQRRTEAADMLKALQKASQVIAEIRETHLW
- the dnm1l gene encoding dynamin-1-like protein isoform X4, with translation MEALIPVINKLQDVFNTVGADIIQLPQIVVVGTQSSGKSSVLESLVGRDILPRGTGIVTRRPLILQLVHIDPEDRRKTSEENGIDGEEWGKFLHTKNKIYTDFEEIRQEIEAETERISGNNKGISDDPIHLKIFSPHVVNLTLVDLPGITKVPVGDQPKDIEIQIRELIFKYISNPNSIILAVTAANTDMATSEALKVAREVDTDGRRTLAVVTKLDLMDAGTDAMDVLMGRVIPVKLGIIGVVNRSQLDINQKKLVADAIRDEYAFLQKKYPSLANRNGTKYLARTLNRLLMHHIRDCLPELKTRINVLAAQYQSLLNSYGEPVDDKSATLLQLITKFAAEYCRTIEGTAKYIETAELCGGARICYIFHETFGRTLESVDPLGGLTTIDVLTAIRNATGPRPALFVPEVSFELLVKRQVKRPEEPSLRCVELVHEEMQRIIQHCSNYSTQELLRFPKLHDAIVEVVTSLLRKRLPVTNEMVHNLVAIELAYINTKHPDFADACGLMNNNIEEQRRNRMRDLPAAVPRDKAAAAGSQSGSVSEQNDGGMGNWRGMLKRGEDGAAGDRAMQQSPYPSSPQKGHAVNLLDVPVPVSRKLSAREQRDCEVIERLIKSYFLIVRKNIQDSVPKAVMHFLVNHVKDCLQSELVGQLYKTALLNDLLTESEDMAQRRTEAADMLKALQKASQVIAEIRETHLW
- the dnm1l gene encoding dynamin-1-like protein isoform X3 encodes the protein MEALIPVINKLQDVFNTVGADIIQLPQIVVVGTQSSGKSSVLESLVGRDILPRGTGIVTRRPLILQLVHIDPEDRRKTSEENESKKNGRLYRGIDGEEWGKFLHTKNKIYTDFEEIRQEIEAETERISGNNKGISDDPIHLKIFSPHVVNLTLVDLPGITKVPVGDQPKDIEIQIRELIFKYISNPNSIILAVTAANTDMATSEALKVAREVDTDGRRTLAVVTKLDLMDAGTDAMDVLMGRVIPVKLGIIGVVNRSQLDINQKKLVADAIRDEYAFLQKKYPSLANRNGTKYLARTLNRLLMHHIRDCLPELKTRINVLAAQYQSLLNSYGEPVDDKSATLLQLITKFAAEYCRTIEGTAKYIETAELCGGARICYIFHETFGRTLESVDPLGGLTTIDVLTAIRNATGPRPALFVPEVSFELLVKRQVKRPEEPSLRCVELVHEEMQRIIQHCSNYSTQELLRFPKLHDAIVEVVTSLLRKRLPVTNEMVHNLVAIELAYINTKHPDFADACGLMNNNIEEQRRNRMRDLPAAVPRDKAAAAGSQSGSVSEQNDGGMGNWRGMLKRGEDGAAGDRAMQQSPYPSSPQKGHAVNLLDVPVPVSRKLSAREQRDCEVIERLIKSYFLIVRKNIQDSVPKAVMHFLVNHVKDCLQSELVGQLYKTALLNDLLTESEDMAQRRTEAADMLKALQKASQVIAEIRETHLW
- the dnm1l gene encoding dynamin-1-like protein isoform X2, with translation MEALIPVINKLQDVFNTVGADIIQLPQIVVVGTQSSGKSSVLESLVGRDILPRGTGIVTRRPLILQLVHIDPEDRRKTSEENGIDGEEWGKFLHTKNKIYTDFEEIRQEIEAETERISGNNKGISDDPIHLKIFSPHVVNLTLVDLPGITKVPVGDQPKDIEIQIRELIFKYISNPNSIILAVTAANTDMATSEALKVAREVDTDGRRTLAVVTKLDLMDAGTDAMDVLMGRVIPVKLGIIGVVNRSQLDINQKKLVADAIRDEYAFLQKKYPSLANRNGTKYLARTLNRLLMHHIRDCLPELKTRINVLAAQYQSLLNSYGEPVDDKSATLLQLITKFAAEYCRTIEGTAKYIETAELCGGARICYIFHETFGRTLESVDPLGGLTTIDVLTAIRNATGPRPALFVPEVSFELLVKRQVKRPEEPSLRCVELVHEEMQRIIQHCSNYSTQELLRFPKLHDAIVEVVTSLLRKRLPVTNEMVHNLVAIELAYINTKHPDFADACGLMNNNIEEQRRNRMRDLPAAVPRDKSLKGPGGQSLSPTELPSFEGEVAKAAAAGSQSGSVSEQNDGGMGNWRGMLKRGEDGAAGDRAMQQSPYPSSPQKGHAVNLLDVPVPVSRKLSAREQRDCEVIERLIKSYFLIVRKNIQDSVPKAVMHFLVNHVKDCLQSELVGQLYKTALLNDLLTESEDMAQRRTEAADMLKALQKASQVIAEIRETHLW